Proteins encoded by one window of Antechinus flavipes isolate AdamAnt ecotype Samford, QLD, Australia chromosome 4, AdamAnt_v2, whole genome shotgun sequence:
- the PIRT gene encoding phosphoinositide-interacting protein, whose translation METLPSALNADEKSPEFKDLLPSQTASSLCISSRSESVWTAGSKNNWEIFRKPIIIMSTGGAIFLFGIVITSLTYTLNLPSNSSVLLTYQMSGPAFLSLGLMLMVCGLVWVPIIKKKLKQRQKSVFFQSLKSFFLNR comes from the coding sequence ATGGAAACTCTCCCCAGTGCCCTAAATGCAGATGAGAAGTCTCCAGAGTTTAAGGATTTATTGCCCAGTCAGACAGCCAGCTCTCTCTGCATTAGCTCCCGGAGTGAATCAGTTTGGACAGCTGGAAGCAAgaataattgggaaatttttcGCAAGCCCATCATCATCATGTCTACGGGTGGGGCTATCTTCCTCTTCGGTATAGTCATCACTTCTTTGACATATACTCTGAATTTACCTTCAAACTCAAGTGTTCTTTTGACTTATCAGATGAGTGGGCCAGCCTTCCTTTCCCTGGGACTCATGCTTATGGTGTGTGGACTGGTATGGGTacccataattaaaaaaaaactgaagcaacgACAAAAGTCAGTTTTCTTTCAAAGCCTCAAGTCCTTTTTCTTGAATCGCTGA